One segment of Coffea arabica cultivar ET-39 chromosome 7c, Coffea Arabica ET-39 HiFi, whole genome shotgun sequence DNA contains the following:
- the LOC113698140 gene encoding cytochrome P450 84A1 — protein MEKKMDSLVQALDTETMLLLLIFPLAFLFLLSRFRSKPHPPGPRGLPLIGNMMMVNQLSHRGLAKLAHQYGGLCRLKMGFLNMVAVSSPEAARQVLQVQDNIFSNRPATIAISYLTYDRADMAFAHYGPFWRQMRKLCVMKLFSRRRAESWDSVRDEVDDMIKYAASNTGSAINLGELVFGLTRNIIYRAAFGSSCSEGQDEFIQILQEFSRLFGAFNLADFIPWLYWLDLQGLNKRLLKARASLDGFIDSIIDDHIEAKNKRNGLAVEGDSDMVDELLAFYSEEAKVSESEDLQNSIKLTRDHIKAIIMDVMFGGTETVASAIEWAMAELMKSPEDLKKVQQELKDVVGLHRKVEESDLDKLTYFKCCQKEVLRLHPPIPLLLHETAENAEVAGYQIPAKSRVLINAWAIGRDKDSWEDADKFKPSRFLKDGVPDYKGSNFEFIPFGSGRRSCPGMQLGLYALDMAVAHLLHCFTWELPDGMKPSELDMDDVFGLTAPRATRLVAVPTPRLLCPLY, from the exons atggaaaagaaaatggatTCTCTTGTTCAAGCTTTAGACACCGAGACCATGTTACTTTTGTTGATATTCCCTCTAGCCTTCCTATTTCTTCTCTCAAGATTTCGAAGTAAACCCCATCCACCAGGGCCGAGAGGGTTGCCTTTGATCGGCAACATGATGATGGTGAACCAGCTGTCTCACAGGGGACTGGCAAAGCTTGCCCACCAATACGGCGGCCTTTGTCGTCTCAAAATGGGCTTTCTAAACATGGTAGCGGTGTCCAGCCCCGAAGCAGCCCGGCAAGTGCTTCAGGTTCAAGACAACATATTCTCAAACCGTCCGGCGACTATAGCCATCAGTTATCTAACTTATGATCGGGCTGACATGGCCTTTGCTCACTACGGCCCGTTCTGGCGCCAGATGCGAAAGCTTTGCGTGATGAAGCTGTTTAGCCGCAGAAGAGCCGAGTCGTGGGACTCTGTAAGAGATGAAGTGGATGACATGATCAAATATGCGGCTTCCAACACTGGCTCGGCAATTAACCTTGGTGAATTGGTATTCGGGCTTACCCGAAATATCATTTACCGGGCAGCTTTCGGGTCGAGCTGCAGTGAGGGCCAAGATGAGTTCATCCAGATTTTGCAAGAATTTTCCAGGCTCTTTGGTGCTTTTAATCTGGCAGATTTTATCCCTTGGCTATACTGGCTCGATTTACAAGGCTTAAACAAGAGGCTACTTAAGGCTCGGGCTTCGCTTGATGGATTCATTGACTCTATCATCGATGATCACATCGAGGcaaagaataaaaggaatggTTTAGCTGTTGAAGGAGACAGCGACATGGTGGATGAACTATTGGCTTTTTACAGTGAGGAGGCCAAAGTCAGTGAATCAGAAGATTTGCAGAACTCAATCAAGCTTACCAGGGATCACATTAAAGCCATCATCATG GACGTAATGTTCGGTGGAACAGAAACAGTCGCGTCTGCAATCGAATGGGCCATGGCCGAACTAATGAAGAGTCCGGAGGACCTCAAGAAAGTCCAACAAGAGCTGAAGGACGTGGTTGGCCTCCACCGGAAAGTCGAAGAAAGTGACTTGGATAAACTAACCTACTTCAAATGCTGCCAAAAAGAAGTCCTCAGACTCCACCCTCCTATCCCTCTCCTCCTCCACGAGACCGCCGAAAATGCCGAGGTGGCCGGGTACCAAATTCCGGCTAAGTCCCGGGTTCTGATCAATGCATGGGCGATTGGACGTGACAAGGATTCATGGGAAGATGCTGACAAGTTTAAGCCCTCCAGATTCTTGAAAGATGGGGTGCCGGATTATAAGGGGAGCAACTTCGAGTTCATCCCGTTCGGGTCCGGCCGGAGGTCTTGTCCGGGGATGCAACTGGGGCTTTATGCATTGGACATGGCTGTGGCTCACCTGCTTCACTGTTTTACGTGGGAGTTGCCTGATGGGATGAAGCCCAGCGAGCTTGACATGGACGACGTGTTCGGACTCACTGCTCCGAGGGCGACTCGCCTCGTGGCCGTGCCGACTCCGCGTCTGCTTTGCCCTCTCTATTAG